The window TGTATCGGGCCGTCGCTCTAGTGGCTGGGCGTCAAGATATAAATCTGGATGATGCCCAGAAGTTGGAAAACTTCCTGGCCAATTTTGATCTCCGGGTTGATAGTGGTCCAGAAGGATTCCGGCTATGGAGCCAGAGCCAGGAGATTACCCAGGCCATTCGCCAGCCCTGGGTCAGCCAGGCCGCTTCCCGAGTGGCTACCTTAAGCCCGGTACGACAATGGGTCGGAACCCGATTGCGCGCCTGGGGAGAAAATCGCGGCATCGTTACCGAAGGTCGTGACATGGGAACCATGGTTTTCCCCCACGCTGAGGTTAAAATTTATCTGGACGCCGACCCTGAAGTTCGGCTCCAACGTCGCCGCCAGCAACTGCAGGCCCAGGGTCGAGAACTGCCGGCGGACCAGGTTCGGGCTGAACTGGCCGACCGCGATCAACGTGATCGCCAGCGACAGGAAGCGCCGTTGTGCATTCCGAGCGGAGCCCAGGTCATCGATAGCACCAATCTAAGCCTGGAA of the Deltaproteobacteria bacterium genome contains:
- a CDS encoding (d)CMP kinase; amino-acid sequence: MIITIDGPAGAGKSSVGKRLAQWLGYLYLDSGALYRAVALVAGRQDINLDDAQKLENFLANFDLRVDSGPEGFRLWSQSQEITQAIRQPWVSQAASRVATLSPVRQWVGTRLRAWGENRGIVTEGRDMGTMVFPHAEVKIYLDADPEVRLQRRRQQLQAQGRELPADQVRAELADRDQRDRQRQEAPLCIPSGAQVIDSTNLSLEEVVHACQELIRPVLEQSTPHAGSGER